From Mycobacterium lacus, one genomic window encodes:
- a CDS encoding enhanced intracellular survival protein Eis codes for MYFLAGASFTDFIGPQAANAWRSLVPTDGAVVVRDGSDLVGMALYLDLRLTVPGATVLPTAGLSFVAVAPTHRRRGLLRAMCTELHRRIADSGYPLAALYASEGGIYGRFGYGPATVLHELTVDRRFARLRADAPDGGAVRLVRPAEHRDEFAAIYERWRLRVPGGLLRPPVLWDELLAECSASPGGDRESFALLHPDGYALYRVDRTDLKRARVDELRAITADAHGALWRALLGLDSMERVSIVTHAEDPLPYLLTDARLARSTWRQDGLWLRLMDVPAALEARGYAGDLATVVGVSDGGRFALEIRDGRARCTPTDAAAEIEMGIDVLGSLYLGTHRASTLAAANRLCAKDSRLVGRLDAAFVSDVPAESAFEF; via the coding sequence ATGTACTTCCTAGCCGGGGCCAGCTTCACCGATTTCATCGGTCCCCAGGCGGCGAACGCGTGGCGGTCCCTGGTGCCGACCGACGGCGCGGTGGTGGTCCGTGATGGCTCCGACCTGGTCGGGATGGCGCTGTATCTGGACCTGCGGCTGACGGTGCCGGGTGCAACGGTGCTGCCGACGGCCGGTCTCAGCTTCGTGGCCGTCGCACCGACGCATCGCCGACGCGGGTTGCTGCGCGCCATGTGCACCGAATTGCACCGGCGCATAGCCGATTCCGGGTACCCGCTGGCCGCGCTGTATGCCAGCGAGGGCGGCATCTACGGCCGGTTCGGCTACGGGCCCGCCACTGTCCTGCATGAGCTGACGGTCGACCGGCGCTTCGCCCGCCTGCGCGCCGACGCACCCGACGGCGGTGCGGTCCGATTGGTCAGACCGGCCGAGCACCGCGACGAGTTCGCGGCTATCTACGAGCGCTGGCGCCTGCGGGTGCCCGGCGGGCTGCTGCGCCCGCCGGTGCTGTGGGACGAGCTGCTGGCCGAATGTAGTGCCTCGCCCGGTGGGGACCGTGAATCCTTCGCGTTACTGCACCCCGACGGCTACGCGCTGTATCGGGTGGATCGTACCGATCTCAAGCGGGCGCGCGTCGACGAGCTGCGGGCCATTACCGCCGACGCGCACGGCGCGTTGTGGCGAGCACTGCTGGGGCTCGACTCGATGGAGCGGGTCAGCATCGTCACCCATGCGGAGGACCCGTTGCCCTACCTGCTCACCGATGCCCGGCTGGCCCGCAGTACCTGGCGCCAGGACGGCCTGTGGCTGCGGCTCATGGATGTGCCGGCCGCCCTCGAGGCACGCGGCTATGCCGGGGATCTCGCCACGGTGGTCGGCGTATCCGATGGTGGCCGATTCGCGCTGGAGATCCGCGACGGCCGCGCGCGTTGTACACCGACGGATGCGGCGGCCGAGATCGAGATGGGTATCGACGTGTTGGGCAGTCTGTACCTGGGCACGCACCGGGCGTCGACGTTGGCGGCCGCTAACCGGTTGTGCGCCAAGGACTCCCGTTTGGTGGGACGCCTAGATGCGGCGTTTGTCAGCGATGTTCCCGCCGAGAGCGCGTTCGAATTCTAA
- a CDS encoding ComEC/Rec2 family competence protein, giving the protein MAHLDVRLVPAALTSWSVTAGGIVWPIGGALASCCGALAAASGALWWRATRQPRRAPRLRAISAGLVGIGVVGAGFGLAVAMRADSVGHHPIAEAFGTSAPVTVTPSESPLSLGRGRLMFRATLQRLRDDETSGRVVVFARASDYGELMVGQPVRFTARITRPARRDLTVAVLNATGRPTMGRAAPVQRAAHAVRGRFAAAARGVLPADQAAMLPALVLGDTSAVTTETGREFRAAGMTHLTAVSGANVTIVCAAVLFSARLFGPRAAVTMAAVALIAFVVVVQPTASVMRAAVMGAIALAGMLSSRRRQAIPALSATVLLLMAIAPQLAVDIGFALSVVATAALVVIAPIWSRRLVGRGCPKPLADALSVAWAAQVVTAPLVAGISGRVSLVAVAANLAVAAVIAPITVLGTATAVLVVAWPAGAQLLIRFTGPELWWVLRVAHWAAGMPAATVPVPAGLPGVLVVAGLSVLVVSLWRWRWFRVVTSSALGVAIACILAWSLSGLVGGP; this is encoded by the coding sequence GTGGCGCACCTGGACGTGCGCCTGGTCCCGGCCGCATTGACCAGCTGGTCGGTGACCGCTGGCGGGATCGTGTGGCCCATCGGCGGTGCGCTCGCGTCGTGCTGCGGCGCATTGGCCGCCGCATCGGGGGCGTTGTGGTGGCGCGCGACGCGCCAGCCGCGGCGAGCGCCGCGGCTGCGTGCGATCAGCGCCGGGTTGGTGGGGATCGGCGTGGTGGGCGCGGGGTTCGGGCTCGCGGTCGCGATGCGTGCCGACTCGGTCGGTCACCACCCGATCGCCGAGGCGTTTGGCACCTCCGCCCCGGTGACGGTAACCCCCAGCGAGAGCCCGCTGTCGTTGGGGCGCGGCCGGTTGATGTTCCGGGCGACGCTGCAGCGGCTGCGCGACGACGAGACCTCCGGACGGGTAGTGGTTTTCGCGCGCGCGTCGGACTACGGCGAGCTGATGGTGGGCCAGCCAGTGCGGTTCACGGCGCGCATCACCCGGCCCGCCCGCCGTGACCTGACGGTCGCGGTGCTCAACGCGACGGGCCGGCCGACCATGGGCCGGGCCGCGCCGGTGCAACGGGCCGCGCACGCCGTCCGCGGTCGTTTCGCCGCCGCAGCTCGCGGGGTGCTGCCTGCCGATCAGGCTGCGATGCTGCCCGCCCTGGTGCTCGGTGATACCTCGGCGGTGACGACCGAAACCGGCCGCGAATTCCGCGCGGCGGGCATGACGCATCTGACGGCCGTGTCGGGGGCCAACGTCACCATCGTCTGCGCTGCGGTGCTGTTCTCGGCGCGGCTGTTCGGGCCCCGCGCGGCCGTGACGATGGCCGCCGTGGCACTGATCGCTTTTGTCGTCGTCGTGCAGCCGACGGCCAGCGTCATGCGGGCGGCCGTGATGGGCGCCATCGCATTGGCCGGGATGCTGTCTTCGCGTCGGCGGCAAGCGATTCCGGCCCTATCGGCCACCGTATTGCTGCTGATGGCCATTGCGCCGCAGCTGGCCGTCGACATCGGCTTTGCGCTGTCGGTGGTGGCGACGGCCGCTTTGGTGGTCATCGCGCCGATCTGGTCGCGGCGCCTGGTCGGCCGCGGCTGCCCCAAGCCGCTAGCGGACGCCCTTTCGGTCGCATGGGCCGCGCAGGTGGTGACCGCCCCGTTGGTCGCCGGCATCTCGGGCCGGGTCAGCCTGGTGGCGGTGGCCGCCAATCTCGCGGTGGCTGCCGTGATAGCACCCATCACCGTGCTGGGCACCGCGACGGCCGTGTTGGTCGTCGCGTGGCCGGCCGGCGCGCAGCTGCTGATCCGTTTCACCGGGCCCGAGCTGTGGTGGGTGTTGCGGGTGGCGCACTGGGCCGCCGGAATGCCCGCGGCGACCGTGCCGGTTCCCGCCGGTCTTCCGGGCGTGCTGGTGGTCGCCGGCCTGTCGGTGCTCGTGGTTTCGCTGTGGCGCTGGCGGTGGTTTCGCGTGGTGACCAGTTCAGCCCTCGGGGTGGCCATCGCGTGCATCCTGGCCTGGTCACTGTCGGGGCTCGTCGGAGGCCCGTGA
- a CDS encoding circularly permuted type 2 ATP-grasp protein, translating to MSQVSLPSPLERTQPRSRARTERIFGGYNTSEGYSMAFDEMFDPAGNVRGPYKGIYAELAPSDASDLKARAKALARAFIDQGITFSLSGQERPFPLDLVPRVISAAEWSRLERGITQRVKALEMYLDDIYGDQEILHDGVIPRRLVTSCEHFHRQAVGIVPPNGVRIHVAGIDLIRDDRGNFRVLEDNLRSPSGVSYVMENRRTMARVFPNLFATHRVRAVDDYSSHLLRALRNSAATNEADPTVVVLTPGVHNSAYFEHSLLARQMGVELVEGRDLFCRDNQVYMRTTEGERQVDVIYRRIDDAFLDPLQFRADSVLGVAGLVNAARAGNVVISSAIGNGVGDDKLVYTYVPTMIEYYLREKPLLANVDTFRCWLDDEREEVLDRIRELVLKPVEGSGGYGIVFGPEASEKELAAVAKKIRDDPRSWIAQPMMELSTVPTQVESTLAPRYVDLRPFAVNDGNEVWVLPGGLTRVALVEGSRVVNSSQGGGSKDTWVLAPRAAAGERELGAAQVVRALPQSLPERPLDGSGPPQQVQPISQPQDEQPQQQQQQKAIH from the coding sequence ATGTCACAGGTGAGCCTTCCAAGCCCGCTCGAACGGACTCAACCACGGTCGCGCGCCCGTACCGAGCGCATCTTCGGCGGGTATAACACGTCGGAGGGCTATTCGATGGCCTTCGACGAGATGTTCGACCCCGCGGGCAATGTCCGCGGCCCATACAAGGGCATCTACGCCGAGCTTGCGCCCTCGGACGCGTCGGATCTGAAGGCCCGGGCGAAGGCGCTGGCCCGAGCCTTCATCGACCAGGGCATCACGTTCTCGCTGTCAGGCCAGGAGCGGCCATTCCCGCTCGACTTGGTGCCCCGGGTGATCTCGGCCGCGGAGTGGAGCCGGCTGGAGCGCGGCATCACCCAGCGGGTCAAGGCTCTCGAGATGTACCTGGACGACATCTACGGCGATCAGGAGATCCTGCACGACGGCGTCATCCCGCGCCGCCTGGTGACCTCCTGCGAACACTTCCACCGCCAGGCCGTGGGCATCGTCCCGCCCAACGGGGTGCGAATCCACGTCGCCGGCATCGACTTGATCCGCGATGACCGCGGAAACTTCCGGGTGCTCGAGGACAACCTTCGGTCGCCGTCGGGGGTCTCCTACGTCATGGAGAACCGGCGCACCATGGCGCGGGTCTTCCCGAACCTGTTCGCCACCCACCGGGTACGGGCGGTCGACGATTACTCATCGCACCTGCTGCGGGCGCTGCGCAACTCCGCGGCCACCAACGAGGCGGATCCGACGGTGGTCGTCCTGACTCCGGGGGTGCACAACTCGGCGTACTTCGAACATTCGCTGCTGGCCCGCCAGATGGGTGTCGAGCTGGTCGAGGGCCGCGACCTGTTCTGCCGCGACAACCAGGTATACATGCGTACCACCGAAGGGGAGCGCCAGGTCGACGTCATCTACCGGCGCATCGACGATGCCTTCCTGGACCCGCTGCAGTTCCGTGCCGATTCGGTGCTCGGGGTGGCCGGTCTGGTCAACGCCGCGCGCGCCGGCAACGTCGTCATCTCCAGTGCGATCGGCAACGGCGTCGGCGACGACAAACTTGTCTATACCTATGTGCCGACCATGATCGAGTACTACCTGCGCGAAAAGCCGCTGCTGGCCAACGTGGATACCTTCCGTTGTTGGCTGGATGACGAACGTGAAGAGGTGCTGGACCGAATCCGTGAATTGGTCCTCAAGCCGGTCGAGGGGTCGGGCGGCTACGGCATCGTGTTCGGCCCGGAAGCCTCCGAGAAGGAACTCGCGGCCGTCGCCAAGAAGATCCGAGACGATCCCAGAAGCTGGATCGCCCAGCCGATGATGGAGCTGTCGACCGTGCCGACCCAGGTCGAAAGCACACTGGCGCCCCGCTACGTCGACCTGCGGCCGTTCGCGGTCAACGACGGCAACGAGGTGTGGGTGCTGCCGGGCGGGCTGACCCGCGTGGCGCTGGTCGAGGGATCGCGGGTGGTCAACTCCAGCCAGGGCGGCGGCTCGAAGGACACCTGGGTGCTGGCGCCGCGCGCGGCGGCCGGCGAGCGTGAACTCGGTGCCGCGCAGGTTGTGCGCGCGCTGCCGCAGTCTTTGCCCGAGCGTCCACTCGACGGGTCGGGTCCACCGCAGCAGGTGCAGCCGATTTCGCAGCCGCAGGATGAGCAACCGCAGCAGCAGCAACAACAGAAGGCCATCCACTGA
- a CDS encoding alpha-E domain-containing protein, with protein sequence MLARNAEALYWIGRYVERADDTARILDVAVHQLLEDSSVDPDHASRLLLRVLGIEPPDHALDVWSLTDLVAFRSNTSGGCSIVDAISAARENARSAREVTSSETWECLNTTYHALAERERAAKRLGPHEFLSFIEGRAAMFAGLADSTLSRDDGYRFMLLGRAIERVDMTVRLLLSRVGDSASSPAWVTLLRSAGAHDTYLRTYRGVLDAGRVVEFMMLDRLFPRSVFYSLRLAEHNLDELLHNPQSRVGATVEAQRLLGQARSELEFVQPGALLETLETRLAGLQRTCRDVGDALALQYFHAAPWVAWSDAGERGRLVTRQGES encoded by the coding sequence ATGCTCGCGCGCAATGCCGAGGCACTGTATTGGATCGGTCGCTACGTGGAGCGCGCCGACGATACCGCGCGCATTCTCGATGTGGCCGTGCACCAATTGCTCGAGGACTCCAGCGTCGATCCTGACCACGCTTCCCGGCTGCTATTGCGGGTGCTCGGCATCGAGCCTCCGGATCACGCCCTGGATGTGTGGTCGCTGACCGACCTGGTGGCGTTTCGCTCCAACACCTCGGGCGGCTGCTCGATCGTCGACGCCATCTCCGCGGCGCGGGAAAACGCAAGGTCGGCAAGGGAAGTCACGTCCAGCGAGACCTGGGAGTGCCTCAACACGACATACCATGCCCTCGCGGAACGCGAACGTGCCGCCAAACGCCTTGGGCCGCACGAGTTTTTGTCGTTCATCGAGGGTCGTGCCGCGATGTTCGCCGGCTTGGCCGACTCGACGCTCTCGCGCGACGACGGGTACCGCTTCATGCTGCTGGGTCGCGCGATCGAACGGGTCGATATGACGGTGCGGCTGTTGCTGTCGCGGGTGGGGGACAGTGCGTCATCCCCGGCGTGGGTGACGCTGTTGCGTTCGGCCGGTGCGCATGACACGTATCTGCGTACCTACCGTGGCGTGTTGGATGCGGGACGAGTGGTCGAGTTCATGATGCTCGATCGGCTGTTCCCGCGCTCGGTGTTCTATTCGCTGAGGCTGGCGGAGCACAACCTCGACGAGCTGTTGCACAATCCGCAGAGCCGGGTTGGGGCGACCGTGGAAGCGCAGCGGCTGCTCGGGCAGGCGCGCAGCGAACTGGAATTCGTGCAACCCGGTGCGTTGCTCGAGACGTTGGAAACCCGGTTGGCGGGCTTGCAGAGAACCTGCCGTGATGTGGGAGATGCCTTGGCGCTGCAGTATTTCCACGCCGCGCCCTGGGTGGCCTGGTCGGACGCGGGCGAGCGCGGCCGACTGGTAACCAGGCAGGGAGAATCCTGA
- the holA gene encoding DNA polymerase III subunit delta: MHLILGDEELLVERAVAEVLGSVRKRAGADSGTSDVPVSRTRAGDVGTYELAELLSPSLFGEERLVVLEAAAEAGKEAAALIASAAADLPPGTVLAVVHSGGGRAKGLATQLQRLGAQVHPCARITKVSERADFIRGEFRSLRVKVDEETVTALLDAVGSDIRELASACSQLAADTAGRVDAAAVRRYHSGKAEVKGFDIADKAVAGDVAGATESLRWAMMRGEPLVVLADALAEAVHTIGRVGPQSGDPYRLAAQLGMPPWRVQKAQKQARRWSRDTVATAMKVVAELNANVKGAVADADYALESAVRKIAELAADRS, from the coding sequence CTGCACCTGATCCTGGGGGACGAGGAACTCCTGGTCGAGCGGGCTGTGGCGGAGGTGCTGGGGTCGGTCCGGAAGCGCGCAGGCGCCGACTCAGGCACGTCCGACGTCCCGGTGAGCCGAACGCGGGCCGGCGACGTCGGTACCTATGAGCTCGCCGAGCTGCTGAGCCCGTCCCTGTTCGGTGAGGAGCGCCTCGTCGTCCTAGAGGCCGCCGCCGAGGCCGGCAAGGAGGCGGCCGCACTGATCGCCTCGGCCGCGGCCGACCTGCCGCCGGGCACCGTGCTCGCGGTGGTCCACTCGGGCGGTGGTCGCGCCAAAGGGTTGGCCACCCAGTTGCAGAGGCTGGGCGCGCAGGTGCATCCGTGCGCGCGCATCACCAAGGTCAGCGAGCGCGCCGACTTCATCCGCGGGGAGTTTCGCTCGTTGCGCGTCAAGGTCGACGAGGAGACGGTGACGGCGCTGCTGGACGCCGTTGGTTCCGACATCCGGGAACTCGCCTCGGCCTGTTCACAATTGGCCGCCGATACCGCCGGTCGCGTGGATGCCGCCGCCGTGCGTCGCTATCACAGCGGCAAGGCAGAGGTGAAGGGCTTCGACATCGCCGACAAGGCCGTGGCCGGCGATGTGGCGGGCGCCACGGAGTCGCTGCGCTGGGCGATGATGCGCGGCGAGCCGCTGGTGGTGCTGGCCGACGCGCTGGCCGAAGCCGTGCACACCATCGGCCGGGTGGGGCCCCAGTCGGGGGACCCATACCGCCTGGCGGCGCAGCTGGGAATGCCGCCCTGGCGAGTTCAGAAGGCCCAGAAGCAGGCCCGGCGATGGTCGCGCGACACGGTGGCCACCGCGATGAAAGTGGTGGCGGAACTCAACGCGAACGTCAAGGGCGCGGTCGCGGACGCCGACTACGCGCTGGAATCGGCGGTCAGAAAAATCGCCGAACTAGCGGCCGACCGGAGCTGA
- a CDS encoding ribonuclease Z, whose amino-acid sequence MIEITLLGTGSPIPDPNRAGPSTLVRAGGQVFLVDCGRGVLQRAAAVGVGAAGLSALLLTHLHSDHIADLGDLLITRWVSTFAPDPAPLPIIGPPGTAEVVEATLKAFGHDIGYRIAHHADLTAPPAVEVHEHTEGQVWDRDGVLIRVASTDHRPVAPTIGFRIETGGASVVLAGDTVPCAGLDELAAGAGALVHTVIRKDILSNVGQQRIKDVCDYHSSVQEAAATAARAGVGALVLTHYVPAIAPGQEDQWRALAATEFSGPIELGDDLHRVQVHARQ is encoded by the coding sequence ATGATCGAGATCACCTTGCTCGGAACCGGTAGCCCCATCCCCGACCCGAACCGCGCCGGGCCGTCGACCTTGGTGCGGGCCGGCGGCCAGGTGTTCCTGGTGGATTGCGGGCGCGGCGTGTTGCAGCGCGCGGCGGCCGTCGGCGTGGGCGCGGCCGGGTTGTCGGCGCTGCTGCTCACGCACCTGCACAGCGACCACATCGCCGACCTCGGCGACCTCCTCATCACGCGCTGGGTCAGCACGTTCGCGCCCGATCCCGCTCCCCTGCCGATCATCGGGCCGCCGGGAACCGCGGAGGTGGTGGAGGCGACGCTGAAAGCATTCGGCCACGACATCGGCTATCGCATAGCCCACCACGCCGATCTGACCGCGCCGCCGGCGGTCGAGGTCCACGAGCACACCGAGGGCCAGGTGTGGGACCGCGACGGCGTGTTGATCCGGGTGGCGTCCACCGACCACCGGCCGGTAGCGCCGACCATCGGGTTCCGAATCGAAACCGGCGGAGCCTCCGTCGTGCTGGCCGGCGACACCGTGCCCTGTGCCGGCCTGGACGAACTGGCGGCCGGCGCCGGCGCATTGGTACACACCGTGATACGCAAGGACATCCTCAGCAACGTCGGCCAGCAGCGCATCAAGGACGTCTGCGATTACCACTCGTCGGTGCAGGAAGCGGCGGCGACCGCGGCCCGCGCGGGTGTGGGCGCCCTGGTCTTGACGCACTATGTGCCCGCGATCGCGCCGGGGCAGGAGGACCAATGGCGGGCGCTGGCCGCGACCGAGTTCAGCGGACCGATCGAACTCGGCGACGACCTACACCGCGTCCAGGTGCACGCGCGACAGTAG
- the rpsT gene encoding 30S ribosomal protein S20, with amino-acid sequence MANIKSQQKRNRTNERARLRNKSVKSSLRTAVRAFREAAQSGDKEKAAELLVSTNRKLDKAASKGVIHKNQAANKKSALAKSLNALG; translated from the coding sequence GTGGCCAACATCAAGTCGCAGCAGAAGCGCAACCGTACCAACGAGCGCGCCCGGCTGCGCAACAAGTCGGTGAAGTCCTCGCTTCGCACCGCGGTCCGCGCGTTCCGCGAGGCGGCCCAGTCCGGCGACAAGGAAAAGGCCGCGGAATTGCTGGTGTCGACCAACCGCAAGCTGGACAAGGCTGCCAGCAAGGGTGTGATCCACAAGAACCAGGCGGCCAACAAGAAGTCGGCGCTGGCCAAGTCCCTGAACGCGCTCGGCTGA
- a CDS encoding ComEA family DNA-binding protein produces MRTELPAERLRRRLGADPDADSCPDLDAAESEHPDEGPNSLLPRWLPDTPRGTGWVARVRADPGRAGAIALAVVAALAVLVTIFTLVRDRPAPVMSAKLPSVERVSPASGTSPRSSASPGAGPDRPVVVSVVGLVHTPGLVTLAPGARIADALQAAGGAIDGADTIGLNMARQVGDGEQIVVGLAPASGQPTALGSSVSAGTASGPVSGPPAAPGTSGRPQPGDVLDLNSATVEQLDTLPGVGPVTAAAIVAWRQHNGKFTSVDQLADVDGIGPARLDKLRALVRV; encoded by the coding sequence ATGCGAACAGAACTTCCCGCCGAGCGCCTGCGCCGACGGCTCGGTGCCGACCCCGATGCCGACTCGTGTCCCGATCTGGACGCCGCAGAATCCGAGCACCCGGACGAAGGCCCGAACTCGCTGCTGCCGCGCTGGCTTCCGGACACGCCGCGTGGCACGGGCTGGGTGGCCAGGGTCCGTGCCGATCCCGGCCGGGCGGGTGCCATTGCACTGGCGGTGGTGGCCGCCCTCGCGGTGCTGGTCACCATATTCACCCTGGTGCGCGATCGGCCCGCCCCGGTGATGTCGGCCAAACTTCCTTCGGTGGAACGGGTTTCACCGGCTTCGGGGACGAGCCCCCGGTCGTCGGCAAGCCCGGGTGCCGGCCCGGACCGTCCCGTGGTGGTCAGCGTGGTGGGCCTGGTGCACACCCCTGGACTGGTCACCCTGGCGCCGGGCGCGCGGATCGCCGACGCGCTGCAGGCGGCCGGCGGCGCGATCGACGGCGCGGACACGATCGGGCTGAACATGGCCCGCCAGGTCGGCGACGGCGAGCAGATCGTGGTCGGGCTCGCTCCTGCGTCGGGGCAGCCCACGGCCCTGGGCAGTTCGGTGAGCGCGGGCACGGCCTCGGGGCCGGTATCTGGACCGCCCGCTGCCCCCGGCACCTCGGGCAGGCCGCAGCCGGGTGACGTGCTTGACCTCAATTCCGCGACCGTGGAGCAACTCGACACGCTGCCCGGCGTCGGGCCCGTCACCGCCGCCGCGATCGTGGCGTGGCGCCAGCACAACGGCAAGTTCACCAGCGTCGACCAACTCGCCGACGTCGACGGCATCGGCCCGGCGCGGCTCGACAAGCTGCGTGCCCTCGTTCGTGTGTGA
- a CDS encoding acyl-CoA dehydrogenase family protein — protein MDFQCSDEQTLLADTTRELLSRSYDAESRNKVIDTELGWSREVWSQLADTGILGLGFEPVEAGQIEIMLVLIEVGRRLAPEPIVHAALAPGTIIAELGTEAQIQLLDDVAAGQRLLAFAHLEPGHLLPTADVATKAVRQGDSWTLTGRKNPVLAGDCADTVVVSAALPDGGTGLFLVDGAAVNRHQYPTFDAQRGAQIDLDRTPAEPLGDGPRTRDATTAIRDAGIRIQSALCSEAVGAMEEALRLTTDYLKTRKQFGVTLNNFQALTQRAADVYVSLEMARSMNLYAAMSIADGNLDPVIASRAKLQIGRSGRHIAQESIQLHGGIGITAEYPVGHYAARLTAIEQTLGSTHDHLQVLIDHIADYELARL, from the coding sequence ATGGACTTTCAGTGCAGTGATGAGCAGACGCTGCTCGCCGACACCACCCGCGAACTACTGTCTCGCAGCTACGACGCGGAGAGCCGCAACAAGGTGATCGACACCGAACTCGGCTGGAGCCGCGAGGTGTGGAGTCAGCTCGCCGACACCGGCATTCTGGGCCTCGGGTTCGAGCCGGTCGAGGCGGGCCAGATCGAGATCATGCTCGTGCTCATCGAAGTCGGGCGTCGGCTGGCGCCCGAACCCATCGTGCATGCCGCACTGGCGCCCGGCACGATCATCGCCGAGCTCGGCACCGAAGCGCAGATACAACTGCTGGACGATGTCGCGGCCGGCCAACGACTGCTGGCGTTCGCCCACCTCGAACCCGGCCATCTCCTGCCTACCGCCGATGTTGCCACCAAGGCTGTGCGGCAAGGAGATTCGTGGACACTGACCGGACGCAAGAACCCGGTGCTCGCCGGTGACTGCGCCGACACGGTGGTGGTCAGCGCCGCGTTGCCGGACGGTGGCACCGGGTTGTTCCTGGTCGATGGAGCCGCCGTAAATCGGCACCAGTACCCGACATTCGACGCTCAGCGCGGCGCCCAGATCGATCTGGACCGAACACCCGCCGAACCGCTCGGCGATGGGCCCAGAACTCGGGACGCCACCACCGCCATCCGCGACGCCGGCATCCGCATCCAGTCGGCGCTGTGCTCCGAGGCCGTCGGAGCGATGGAGGAAGCCCTCCGCCTCACCACCGATTACCTCAAGACGCGCAAGCAATTCGGCGTCACGCTCAACAACTTCCAGGCGCTCACCCAGCGCGCCGCCGACGTGTATGTGTCGCTGGAAATGGCCCGCAGCATGAACCTCTATGCCGCAATGTCGATCGCCGACGGCAACCTTGACCCGGTGATCGCGTCGCGGGCGAAGCTGCAAATCGGTCGGTCGGGCCGCCATATCGCACAGGAATCGATCCAGTTGCACGGTGGCATCGGCATCACCGCGGAGTATCCCGTCGGCCACTACGCCGCCCGGCTCACCGCGATCGAGCAGACCCTGGGCTCCACACACGACCACCTGCAGGTCCTCATCGACCACATCGCCGACTACGAGCTGGCCAGGCTGTAG
- a CDS encoding CBS domain-containing protein yields MRIADVLRHKGAAVVTINPDATVRELLAGLAEQNIGAMVVIDQEGVVGIVSERDVVRQLHTHGASVLSRPVSKIMSTNVATCTRSDTVDSISVLMTENRVRHVPVLDGRKLIGIVSIGDVVKTRMGELEAEQQQLQSYITQG; encoded by the coding sequence ATGCGGATCGCGGACGTCTTGCGGCACAAGGGGGCGGCGGTGGTAACGATCAACCCTGATGCGACGGTCCGGGAACTGCTGGCCGGCCTCGCCGAACAGAACATCGGCGCCATGGTGGTGATCGACCAGGAGGGCGTCGTCGGAATCGTCTCGGAACGCGACGTCGTGCGCCAGCTACACACGCATGGCGCCAGCGTGCTGTCGCGTCCCGTCTCCAAGATCATGTCCACCAACGTTGCCACCTGTACCAGATCGGACACGGTCGACAGCATCAGCGTGCTGATGACCGAAAACCGGGTGCGTCATGTGCCGGTGCTGGACGGGAGAAAGCTGATTGGCATCGTCAGCATCGGCGACGTGGTGAAGACGCGAATGGGCGAGCTCGAGGCCGAGCAGCAGCAGCTGCAGTCCTACATCACTCAGGGCTGA
- a CDS encoding transglutaminase family protein: MWRMRVVHTTGYIYQSPATASYNEARLTPRSNTRQNVILNRVETIPATRSYRYIDYWGTAVTAFDLHAPHTELTVTSSSVVETERPEPPVAKVTWEDLQSADVIDRFDEVLRATDYTPASKRVAAVGRRIAKYHDPCEAVAAAARWARSEMDYIRGTTGVHSSGLEALEKGKGVCQDFAHLSLMVLRSMGIPARYVSGYLHPKRNAVIGKTVDGRSHAWIEAWTGGWWAYDPTNDTEITEQYISVGAGRDYADVSPMKGIYSGEGVTDLDVVVEITRLA; encoded by the coding sequence ATGTGGCGGATGCGGGTGGTACACACCACCGGGTACATCTACCAGTCCCCCGCGACGGCCTCCTACAACGAGGCCAGGCTGACGCCGCGATCCAACACCCGGCAAAACGTCATCCTCAACCGTGTGGAGACCATTCCGGCGACCCGCTCCTACCGCTACATCGACTATTGGGGTACCGCCGTGACGGCGTTCGACCTGCATGCGCCGCACACCGAACTGACGGTGACATCCTCGTCGGTCGTCGAGACCGAGCGCCCCGAGCCACCGGTGGCAAAGGTCACCTGGGAAGACCTGCAATCGGCGGATGTGATCGATCGGTTCGACGAAGTGCTGCGGGCCACCGACTACACCCCGGCAAGCAAACGCGTTGCGGCCGTGGGCAGGCGGATCGCCAAGTACCACGACCCGTGCGAAGCCGTCGCGGCCGCGGCCCGGTGGGCGCGCAGCGAGATGGACTACATTCGCGGCACCACCGGTGTGCACTCGTCGGGGTTGGAGGCACTGGAGAAGGGCAAGGGCGTGTGCCAGGACTTCGCGCATTTGTCGCTAATGGTGCTGCGCAGCATGGGAATTCCCGCACGGTATGTGTCCGGTTATTTGCACCCGAAGCGCAACGCCGTCATCGGAAAGACGGTCGACGGCCGCAGCCACGCCTGGATCGAAGCCTGGACGGGCGGCTGGTGGGCCTATGATCCCACCAATGACACCGAGATCACCGAGCAATACATCAGCGTGGGTGCCGGCCGCGACTACGCCGACGTGTCCCCGATGAAAGGCATTTACTCCGGGGAGGGTGTCACCGACCTCGATGTCGTCGTAGAGATCACCCGTTTGGCCTAA